The Grimontia kaedaensis genome has a window encoding:
- the modB gene encoding molybdate ABC transporter permease subunit: MLLTPVEWEALALSLKISLVAVAASLPLGIATAWLLARKEFAGKSLLDGFIHLPLVLPPVVIGYLLLVVMGRRGAVGSWLYDTFGVSFSFSWKGAALASAVVAFPLLVRAVRLSIELVDKKLEQAARTLGASPWRVFFTITLPLIAPGILSGLVLAFARSLGEFGATITFVSNIPGETQTIPLAMFSFLETPGAEGSVARLCIISVVIALLSLFGSEWLSRRMKRKMGL, from the coding sequence ATGTTACTTACACCTGTTGAATGGGAAGCGCTGGCGCTCAGCCTGAAAATCTCTCTTGTGGCTGTAGCTGCTAGCTTGCCACTTGGCATTGCAACTGCCTGGCTACTGGCAAGAAAGGAGTTTGCTGGTAAGTCTCTGCTGGATGGCTTTATTCACCTTCCGTTGGTGCTTCCGCCTGTCGTGATTGGTTATCTCTTACTGGTGGTGATGGGCCGTCGTGGTGCTGTCGGCAGCTGGCTCTATGATACCTTCGGCGTGTCGTTTTCATTCAGTTGGAAAGGGGCTGCGTTAGCATCTGCCGTCGTAGCGTTTCCCCTGTTGGTTAGGGCTGTGAGGTTATCTATTGAGCTTGTCGATAAAAAGCTCGAGCAGGCTGCCCGCACATTAGGTGCATCTCCATGGCGCGTGTTTTTCACCATAACCTTGCCTTTAATCGCACCAGGTATTTTGTCTGGATTGGTTTTAGCCTTTGCCCGTAGTTTGGGGGAATTTGGCGCAACCATTACATTCGTTTCGAATATTCCCGGTGAAACCCAAACCATTCCTCTTGCGATGTTTTCCTTCCTTGAAACGCCTGGTGCGGAAGGGAGTGTTGCTCGTCTTTGCATTATTTCGGTCGTGATTGCGTTGCTCTCATTGTTTGGCTCTGAATGGTTGAGCCGTCGGATGAAAAGGAAAATGGGACTTTAA
- the modA gene encoding molybdate ABC transporter substrate-binding protein, with translation MQRILLTFLSFMLLFSSSALARDDVLVFAASSMTTALNEIASAYEVQSGKKVTVSYASSSALARQLAYGAPADIYISANEKWMDYTVEQGVIEGSAVMPWVENQLVLVSGKDATALPSLDSESLNKIIGNSRLAISDPGHVPAGIYAKESLETLGLWDSLKNKLAFSNSVRATLALVERGEAPLGIVYFSDAQASSQVRVIAEIPENAHAPIIFPKALTKEAGENAELFFRFLGSDVAANIIANNGFVVMQTTQEQ, from the coding sequence ATGCAACGCATTCTTCTCACTTTTCTCTCTTTCATGCTCCTATTTTCCTCATCGGCATTAGCGCGTGATGATGTTTTGGTGTTCGCGGCATCTTCAATGACGACAGCATTGAATGAAATCGCGAGTGCGTACGAAGTGCAGAGCGGAAAGAAAGTGACCGTCTCTTACGCTTCTTCATCTGCATTAGCGAGGCAGCTTGCTTATGGCGCGCCTGCGGATATCTATATTTCCGCTAATGAAAAGTGGATGGATTACACGGTAGAGCAGGGCGTGATTGAAGGAAGTGCCGTAATGCCTTGGGTTGAAAACCAGTTGGTTTTGGTCTCAGGGAAAGATGCTACCGCTCTCCCTTCCTTGGATAGCGAAAGCCTAAACAAGATAATTGGGAATAGCAGATTGGCGATTTCCGACCCTGGCCATGTGCCGGCAGGTATCTATGCAAAAGAATCTCTGGAAACACTGGGTCTTTGGGATAGCCTGAAAAATAAGCTGGCTTTTTCTAACAGTGTGAGAGCCACCTTAGCTCTGGTTGAGCGCGGTGAGGCACCTCTTGGTATTGTTTACTTTTCCGATGCCCAAGCTTCTTCTCAGGTGAGGGTCATCGCTGAAATCCCTGAAAATGCCCATGCACCAATCATTTTTCCTAAAGCGCTGACCAAGGAGGCGGGTGAGAATGCTGAATTGTTTTTCCGTTTTCTGGGATCAGACGTCGCTGCAAACATTATCGCAAACAATGGGTTTGTGGTGATGCAAACAACACAAGAGCAATAA
- a CDS encoding DUF6916 family protein, with protein MNVLSWENISKLTGQTVQLIDGAENEYDVLVEAVNEGEGNGTTKDDRLVENYTMVLLGPEEAEFPQGNYLISHPSMGQQILYMMQAKDNRYTITINTEA; from the coding sequence ATGAATGTATTGTCTTGGGAAAATATCTCCAAGTTAACCGGACAAACCGTTCAACTGATCGATGGTGCGGAAAATGAATACGATGTGTTGGTTGAAGCGGTGAATGAAGGCGAGGGTAACGGTACGACAAAAGATGACCGCCTTGTTGAAAACTACACCATGGTTTTGCTTGGGCCGGAAGAGGCTGAATTTCCACAGGGAAACTATCTCATTTCGCATCCATCGATGGGGCAACAAATCCTCTATATGATGCAAGCCAAAGACAACCGCTACACCATTACGATTAACACTGAGGCGTAA
- a CDS encoding RNA-binding S4 domain-containing protein: MSHEEIEVEALGIEVSSQPIELYKVLKIANAVSGGGEAKMAIAEGYVIVNGEVETRKRCKIYGGDVIAFNEEYYVVLCDTPPAPLKPKPEAKQHAGHKPAQKPKAKQPSAKKSAKPAKEKSPPQSEERAPNGRRQISF, encoded by the coding sequence ATGTCGCACGAAGAAATTGAAGTAGAAGCGCTGGGTATCGAAGTCTCTTCACAGCCAATAGAACTTTACAAAGTACTAAAAATTGCCAATGCCGTTAGCGGTGGAGGTGAAGCCAAAATGGCCATCGCTGAAGGCTACGTTATTGTTAACGGTGAAGTAGAAACACGTAAGCGCTGCAAGATCTATGGTGGCGATGTGATTGCTTTCAATGAAGAGTACTACGTAGTACTTTGCGATACGCCTCCTGCCCCTTTGAAACCAAAGCCGGAAGCGAAACAACACGCAGGGCATAAGCCAGCCCAAAAACCAAAGGCCAAACAGCCTTCTGCAAAAAAGTCCGCTAAACCTGCAAAAGAAAAAAGCCCCCCCCAAAGCGAAGAGCGGGCACCAAACGGTAGACGCCAGATCTCGTTCTAA